In Brachypodium distachyon strain Bd21 chromosome 2, Brachypodium_distachyon_v3.0, whole genome shotgun sequence, one genomic interval encodes:
- the LOC100845996 gene encoding probable glycerol-3-phosphate acyltransferase 3: MAKKKLSQRLFSTLLSLLIHGWPRLSTTTSNKASTATTFPNSSLLQHQHQYPPMADKLASARTLVVDVDGGLFLRSSSSPSSLFPYFMLVALEAGGFLRGAALLLLYPLLCCVGGELALRAMAMAAFCGLRASRFRAGRAVLPKWFMEDVAIEGFEAMRGAGRRVCVTRMPRVMVEGFLREYLGAEVVVGREMKVLWGFYTGLMKEEGDDRVVLEEEKKIIVDGADAVGFSGSLEFLQHPLSRCCKEIYVVRREARAKWRPLPRGKYPKPMVFHDGRLAFRPTAGSTLAMFMWLPLGVFLCAARLLFALTLPYKHLTLVLAFTGMSWRLKGEKPRSNSPGSRSRGQLFVCNHRTLIDPVYVSIALDRQVRAVSYSLSRLSDLISPIGRTVRLTRDRVSDGRAMARLLDSGDLVVVCPEGTTCREPYLLRFSPLFAELSDDVVPVGVAVEAATFYATTAAGFKCLDALYYMVNPRMCYTVQFLEPVSTGRGGDGGDGLPVLRSTDVANLVQSKIGDALGYTCTMLSRKDKYRMLVGNDGAVVRAAADKCSAPAPAPAPASAGWKNTCSN, translated from the exons ATGGCCAAGAAGAAGCTGTCCCAGAGGCTCTTCTCCACCTTGCTCTCCCTCCTCATCCACGGCTGGCCAAGgctctccaccaccaccagcaacaAGGCCAGCACCGCAACCACATTCCCTAATTCCTCCCTGctgcagcaccagcaccagtaCCCTCCCATGGCGGACAAGCTCGCCTCGGCGCGAACCCTGGTGGTCGACGTCGACGGCGGCCTATTCCTCCGCTCCTCGTcatccccttcctccctcttccctTACTTCATGCTCGTGGCTCTCGAGGCAGGAGGGTTCCTCCGCGGCgctgcgctgctcctcctctacCCTCTGCTCTGCTGCGTGGGCGGCGAGCTGGCGCTGagggccatggccatggcggccttCTGCGGCCTCCGGGCCAGCCGGTtccgcgccggccgcgccgtGCTGCCCAAGTGGTTCATGGAGGACGTGGCCATCGAAGGGTTTGAGGCCATGAGGGGCGCCGGCAGGAGGGTGTGCGTCACGAGGATGCCCAGGGTCATGGTGGAAGGCTTCCTCAGGGAGTATCTCGGGGCGGAGGTGGTTGTCGGGAGGGAGATGAAGGTGCTGTGGGGGTTCTACACTGGTCTcatgaaggaggagggagatgatCGGGTGgtgttggaggaggagaagaagattaTCGTGGACGGTGCTGATGCTGTGGGCTTCTCTGGTTCCTTGGAGTTTCTTCAGCATCCTCTCTCACGTTGTTGCAAG GAGATCTACGTGGTGAGACGGGAGGCAAGGGCCAAGTGGCGGCCGCTACCTCGGGGCAAGTACCCGAAGCCCATGGTGTTCCACGACGGCCGCCTCGCGTTCCGCCCCACGGCCGGCAGCACGCTGGCCATGTTCATGTGGCTGCCCCTGGGCGTCTTCCTCTGCGCCGCACGACTCCTCTTCGCGCTCACCCTGCCCTACAAGCACCTCACCCTCGTCCTCGCCTTCACCGGCATGTCCTGGCGCCTCAAGGGCGAGAAGCCGCGTTCGAATTCCCCCGGCTCCCGCAGCCGGGGCCAGCTCTTCGTGTGCAACCACCGCACGCTCATCGACCCGGTGTACGTCTCGATCGCGCTGGACCGGCAAGTCCGCGCCGTGTCCTACAGCCTCAGTCGGCTCTCGGACCTCATCTCCCCGATCGGGCGCACCGTGAGGCTGACACGTGACCGGGTCAGCGACGGGCGCGCCATGGCAAGGCTCCTTGACAGCGGTGACCTGGTCGTGGTGTGCCCCGAGGGCACCACGTGCCGGGAGCCTTACCTGCTCCGCTTCAGCCCGCTGTTCGCCGAGCTCAGCGACGACGTCGTGCCCGTCGGGGTCGCCGTCGAGGCGGCCACGTTCTACGCCACCACGGCGGCCGGGTTCAAGTGCCTCGACGCGCTCTACTACATGGTCAACCCCAGAATGTGCTACACGGTGCAGTTCCTGGAACCCGTAAGCACCGGCAGAGGGGGGGACGGTGGTGATGGCCTACCGGTGCTGCGCAGCACCGACGTGGCCAACCTCGTGCAGAGCAAGATCGGGGACGCGCTCGGGTACACCTGCACCATGCTGTCCAGGAAGGACAAGTACCGGATGCTCGTCGGCAACGACGGGGCCGTCGTcagagccgccgccgacaagtgttctgcccctgcccctgcccctgcccctgctTCTGCAGGGTGGAAGAATACATGTAGTAACTGA
- the LOC100846302 gene encoding DNA repair protein RAD51 homolog 3 isoform X1 produces MSDIFWFNFFWLGKSAIPGSAVAPQSSCPRLLEHRRRPQAPRVPAVPPSSSVISLEIRQTAKGPPVRADEIALGGRRISRLPLSGRRLELRTNFWSLTVKVIESANKLKGAEEPSGVLRGAQNAWDLLSDEQSQKHITTGSGDLNSILGGGIHCKEVTEIGGVPGVGKTQLGIQLAINVQIPVEYGGLGGKAVYIDTEGSFMVERVYQIAEGCISDIMEYFPYRHDKASSGREHLQPERFLADIYYFRVCSYTEQIAVINYLEKFLGEHKDVRIIIIDSVTFHFRQDFDDLALRTRVLSGLSLKLMKLSKTYNVAVVLLNQVTTKFTEGSFQLTLALGDSWSHSCTNRLILYWNGNERCAYLDKSPSLPVASTPYTVTNKGVRDTVNSNCKRVRVM; encoded by the exons ATGTCGGACATTTTttggtttaattttttttggcttgGGAAATCAGCAATTCCTGGCTCTGCCGTTGCTCCCCAGTCTTCCTGTCCCCGGCTTCTCGagcaccggcgccgcccccaAGCTCCACGAGTTCCAGCTGTACCCCCATCCTCCTCCGTAATCTCTCTTGAAATTCGCCAAACTGCGAAAGGACCACCCGTGAGAGCCGACGAGATTGCTCTTGGTGGTAGGCGAATCTCTCGGCTGCCCTTATCAGGGCGCAG GTTGGAGCTGCGGACCAACTTTTGGTCGCTTACTGTTAAG GTCATTGAAAGCGCCAACAAGTTAAAAGGAGCGGAGGAACCTAGCGGTGTTCTCAGAG GAGCCCAAAATGCATGGGATCTGCTCTCTGATGAGCAATCGCAGAAACACATCACTACTGGTTCTGGTGACCTCAACAGCATACTTGGTGGAGGGATTCATTGTAAAGAAGTTACTGAGATTG GTGGTGTTCCAGGAGTTGGCAAAACTCAATTGGG GATTCAGCTAGCAATCAACGTCCAAATTCCAGTGGAATATGGTGGCCTTGGCGGGAAAGCAGTTTATATCG ATACAGAGGGCAGTTTCATGGTTGAACGTGTTTATCAAATCGCCGAAGGTTGTATCAGTGACATAATGGAGTACTTCCCATACCGCCATGACAAGGCTTCATCTGGCCGAGAACATCTGCAGCCTGAGCGTTTTCTAGCAGACATCTATTACTTCCGAGTATGCAGCTACACTGAACAGATTGCGGTGATAAACTATTTGGAGAAGTTCCTCGGAGAACATAAAGAT GTGAGAATAATTATAATTGATAGTGTTACTTTCCACTTTCGACAAGATTTTGATGATCTAGCTCTGAGGACCAGAGTACTCAGTGGATTATCACTGAAGTTGATGAAACTTTCAAAGACATATAACGTAGCG GTTGTCTTGTTGAACCAAGTCACTACTAAATTTACAGAAGGGTCATTTCAGTTAACTCTTGCTCTAG GTGACAGCTGGTCCCACTCGTGCACAAACCGGCTGATTCTGTACTGGAATGGGAACGAGCGATGCGCATACCTGGATAAGTCCCCTTCGCTTCCGGTAGCTTCAACGCCTTACACAGTGACAAACAAAGGGGTGAGAGACACCGTCAATTCAAACTGCAAGCGAGTCCGGGTAATGTAG
- the LOC100846302 gene encoding DNA repair protein RAD51 homolog 3 isoform X3: MNTEIQEASDILKVIESANKLKGAEEPSGVLRGAQNAWDLLSDEQSQKHITTGSGDLNSILGGGIHCKEVTEIGGVPGVGKTQLGIQLAINVQIPVEYGGLGGKAVYIDTEGSFMVERVYQIAEGCISDIMEYFPYRHDKASSGREHLQPERFLADIYYFRVCSYTEQIAVINYLEKFLGEHKDVRIIIIDSVTFHFRQDFDDLALRTRVLSGLSLKLMKLSKTYNVAVVLLNQVTTKFTEGSFQLTLALGDSWSHSCTNRLILYWNGNERCAYLDKSPSLPVASTPYTVTNKGVRDTVNSNCKRVRVM; this comes from the exons ATGAACACTGAGATCCAGGAGGCTTCTGATATTCTCAAGGTCATTGAAAGCGCCAACAAGTTAAAAGGAGCGGAGGAACCTAGCGGTGTTCTCAGAG GAGCCCAAAATGCATGGGATCTGCTCTCTGATGAGCAATCGCAGAAACACATCACTACTGGTTCTGGTGACCTCAACAGCATACTTGGTGGAGGGATTCATTGTAAAGAAGTTACTGAGATTG GTGGTGTTCCAGGAGTTGGCAAAACTCAATTGGG GATTCAGCTAGCAATCAACGTCCAAATTCCAGTGGAATATGGTGGCCTTGGCGGGAAAGCAGTTTATATCG ATACAGAGGGCAGTTTCATGGTTGAACGTGTTTATCAAATCGCCGAAGGTTGTATCAGTGACATAATGGAGTACTTCCCATACCGCCATGACAAGGCTTCATCTGGCCGAGAACATCTGCAGCCTGAGCGTTTTCTAGCAGACATCTATTACTTCCGAGTATGCAGCTACACTGAACAGATTGCGGTGATAAACTATTTGGAGAAGTTCCTCGGAGAACATAAAGAT GTGAGAATAATTATAATTGATAGTGTTACTTTCCACTTTCGACAAGATTTTGATGATCTAGCTCTGAGGACCAGAGTACTCAGTGGATTATCACTGAAGTTGATGAAACTTTCAAAGACATATAACGTAGCG GTTGTCTTGTTGAACCAAGTCACTACTAAATTTACAGAAGGGTCATTTCAGTTAACTCTTGCTCTAG GTGACAGCTGGTCCCACTCGTGCACAAACCGGCTGATTCTGTACTGGAATGGGAACGAGCGATGCGCATACCTGGATAAGTCCCCTTCGCTTCCGGTAGCTTCAACGCCTTACACAGTGACAAACAAAGGGGTGAGAGACACCGTCAATTCAAACTGCAAGCGAGTCCGGGTAATGTAG
- the LOC100846302 gene encoding DNA repair protein RAD51 homolog 3 isoform X2: MSDIFWFNFFWLGKSAIPGSAVAPQSSCPRLLEHRRRPQAPRVPAVPPSSSVISLEIRQTAKGPPVRADEIALGGRRISRLPLSGRRLELRTNFWSLTVKVIESANKLKGAEEPSGVLRGAQNAWDLLSDEQSQKHITTGSGDLNSILGGGIHCKEVTEIGGVPGVGKTQLGIQLAINVQIPVEYGGLGGKAVYIDTEGSFMVERVYQIAEGCISDIMEYFPYRHDKASSGREHLQPERFLADIYYFRVCSYTEQIAVINYLEKFLGEHKDVRIIIIDSVTFHFRQDFDDLALRTRVLSGLSLKLMKLSKTYNVATQHQGHAGKTKYFCGR, translated from the exons ATGTCGGACATTTTttggtttaattttttttggcttgGGAAATCAGCAATTCCTGGCTCTGCCGTTGCTCCCCAGTCTTCCTGTCCCCGGCTTCTCGagcaccggcgccgcccccaAGCTCCACGAGTTCCAGCTGTACCCCCATCCTCCTCCGTAATCTCTCTTGAAATTCGCCAAACTGCGAAAGGACCACCCGTGAGAGCCGACGAGATTGCTCTTGGTGGTAGGCGAATCTCTCGGCTGCCCTTATCAGGGCGCAG GTTGGAGCTGCGGACCAACTTTTGGTCGCTTACTGTTAAG GTCATTGAAAGCGCCAACAAGTTAAAAGGAGCGGAGGAACCTAGCGGTGTTCTCAGAG GAGCCCAAAATGCATGGGATCTGCTCTCTGATGAGCAATCGCAGAAACACATCACTACTGGTTCTGGTGACCTCAACAGCATACTTGGTGGAGGGATTCATTGTAAAGAAGTTACTGAGATTG GTGGTGTTCCAGGAGTTGGCAAAACTCAATTGGG GATTCAGCTAGCAATCAACGTCCAAATTCCAGTGGAATATGGTGGCCTTGGCGGGAAAGCAGTTTATATCG ATACAGAGGGCAGTTTCATGGTTGAACGTGTTTATCAAATCGCCGAAGGTTGTATCAGTGACATAATGGAGTACTTCCCATACCGCCATGACAAGGCTTCATCTGGCCGAGAACATCTGCAGCCTGAGCGTTTTCTAGCAGACATCTATTACTTCCGAGTATGCAGCTACACTGAACAGATTGCGGTGATAAACTATTTGGAGAAGTTCCTCGGAGAACATAAAGAT GTGAGAATAATTATAATTGATAGTGTTACTTTCCACTTTCGACAAGATTTTGATGATCTAGCTCTGAGGACCAGAGTACTCAGTGGATTATCACTGAAGTTGATGAAACTTTCAAAGACATATAACGTAGCG ACTCAACACCAAGGACATGCAGGAAAGACGAAATATTTTTGTGGGAGATGA